In Chlorocebus sabaeus isolate Y175 chromosome 2, mChlSab1.0.hap1, whole genome shotgun sequence, the genomic stretch CATTCTCCagaatgtgattattacacattgcatatctgtatcaaaacatctcatgtactccacAAATATATAAACCTACCAtgcacccacaaaaattaaaaataaaaaaattgaggccaggcgcagtggctcacgcctgtaatcccagttctttgggaggctgaggcaggagacttgcttgaaacgaggaggcagaggttgcagtgagtcaagattgcaccactgcactccaacctgggcaatagagcaagactccgcttcagaaaaaattacatatatatatgtgtgtgtgtgtatatacatatatatttaaaaatgcctCTGCTGCAATTaatctaattttaattaattagatttaattaattattttaattaatctgGCTAGTACACTGGCATGGTTTTGAATTTTCCAAGAGTCTCATCTTGTTCTTGGATTCAGCCTTTGATCCCTAGCTGCTGATAGCAGGGAGCAAAGTTACCTCTGGGTTATGAATTAAAATCTAGGGGAGCTCATGTGTAATACATATCTGTTTTGTGGCCTTCTAGAATGATTCCTGTTATCTCTGTGCCTATTTCTGTTCCATGTGTCCTCTTTGGGTATTTGTTCTGTAAGTTCTCTACTAAGTGCCACTGTAAGAAATCTTAACACAGGTGTCTGGGAATAATATATCAGGTCTTATATGATCCAAGATAGTTTTGATCAGCCTTATCCCTCCTTTAACTCATGTTTGAGAACTAACTCTCTGTTTAGAGAGGAATAACATTCCTTTTTTATCCTGGGGTACACGATCATTCTAAAAGTGAAATAACTGATTTCATATTGTCATCTGGTCCTTTATAATATCATCACATTTGTCAGACAATCTGGTTTCATTAGATCTAAGAGAAAAAACATTCTAAATCTTACcataaatttttttattcatttttctgtgtttacCTTGTTAGTTCCAACATTTAGTTTAAAGCATGTTTCAggtcaaaaaattaaatttgtttgaCAATTCAGTACAAGGATTAATCCAAATACtccattttaaaatctcaatacTATTAATTCGAGCACTCTTCTAGAAATGTGATGTTAGGTATAGTTTAGGAGGGGACTATGATTAAGattacatttttaacaagtttcccAAACACAGTAGCTGTAGatacagagagaaaacagaaagactCTTTCTCATGAGTCTTATTGTACTCGTCTTTCATATTCCAAAAAAGAGAATCCTTGAAGCATGTGAATACTAAGACATGCTTTAATTTTGAGAATTTTGAGATAGACTCACTatccatttgttattttatttattaatgtatttaacaCCTAGTTATCGAATTCCAACTGTGTGTTGTGGGAATTCAGAGAGCAAGAGGACTGCATAACAGTTAACAACCTCAGAATATTTCTTGATATTATATGCCTGCTTGCAGAGAGTTATATAAGGTCTATAAGACAGAGTGCTTTGAAGTcctggcaataatttttttttaggaagggaaataatttgtttaaagtcATCTTCTTCCTGCATTGTATCACATGAGAGCTTTCTTAAGCCACTGTAAAGACATCATAAGCAAGAGCAAAACAAATTAATGAGCTTTTAAGAATGTAAATTGGTGTCAAGAATGAAAATGAGGGCTTTGTATTTTTCACCACCCACCAGAGCCAGGATATATAAAGAAGGTTCTGAGACCAGGAATCCATCCCACTGAGGAAACACACTCCTCTGCTACCTAAGCCCTCCACTCCCGACACCATGCACTGCAACAACTTCTCCGAGGCTGTCTTCCCAGGATGCTACTGGGGCACCTATGGCTACCCGCTGGGATATAGCGTTGGCTGTGGTTATGGCAGCACCTACTCCCCAGTGGGCTATGGCTTCGGCTATGGCTACAATGGCTGTGGGGCTTTCGGCTACAGGAGATACTGGCCATTTGCTCTCTATTGATTGGCTGAAATCCCCGAGGCCTAGAATCTTCTCTCCCTTGAAGGCTGAGCAGCACATCTCCAGGTTCCCCTGTATCCACTCCTTCAGTCCTCATTTGCTCATCAACCTCAGAGACACTGCCTTCCAACTTACCTCCAGTCCCAggggaggaaaatgaaaaaggagacgcTTCCTCAAGCTGCCTGCCCTGGCTGATGTTCTCTGGGACGTTTTTGGAAACTTGACCTCCTACTTGTCACACACTACTTTTGAAATTTTCATGACACTCATGACTTGTCATGATGAAGTCATGGCTATGTCTatcaaaatctcaataaatttatcTCAACTGGTATAATATTCTCATGCTAGAGTGAAGTTTCCTTTCTTGGTGTGTGGCATATTTTCTGTTACATTGGGAGTGGTGGGGGgaagtgaatttctttttctcatgtgGGCATTAGGAACAGTGAGAAAGCAAAGAATTATTGATCCCGTGTGATTAGCAGGTAAGAGGGTGGGTTGCAGGAAACGAATAAAAAGGTTGCCTGTTTGAAccttcttaaaattttatgatgCCCACCTCCAACCCAATGGAGCACCATTTATTGCTCAGGGTGCCCTTCTTATCTCACTACTACTTCTCCTCCGTGAGAAAACCCAACACAGGAGGAACTTTTTCAGTCACTTCCATGTTAGTCCAAATGGAACCCACCGCGTTCCCTTTCCCAGGGTCTAAGGATCATAGACAAAAGTACCATGTCCCCTAATGAAGGATTCTGGAGCATTGAGTAATAGAGAAGCCACAGACATCCTTTGGAAATCAGAGTTTTTTAGGTGAAGGGATAAACCTCCTGTATCAAACTATCTAAGGTGTCTATTTTGTAGCTTAGAAGCACCCAGGTTATTCACAACCATGGCAAGTTTCTTAAAGAATCAACAGCAGATAACGAGTTTCACTCTTAAAATATATGAACTGTATTGAATATTTCTGAAGATATATCAACttttctctgtgttcctttaGAGAACGGAGCAATTTCCTTTCATAAGCCAAATAAAAAATGTCTCAATCCTTCTATTGAAAACATCTTACGTATAGTACAAATATTCTTGGTGGTAACAAGATTTGGCTTAACCCTGCTTTTTTATTGAATATGTGCAAGTGATTATATTGCATATGGTTCACTTTgtagttaaaaatataaagactatTTGGAGAGGTCATTTCAGAAGAGAGTGTTTTCTCCACCATACTTTATctaatatatatctttttaaaaaaatcagtaaatatttgatcattttcctttttcgCAATAGTAGACAAGGTTACAGCCAACAAAATCTCCAGTTTGCAACTTTCTAGCAGCCACGTGTTAATTCATGTTGAGAACTGTGAATTAATTAAACATGCAGGttaaaatagaacagaaaaagaaaagcggGATTTTTCAGAAATTAGAGCATCAGATCAAAATTAGAAGGTTATCAGTCTGTTCTGTAATGATGACTGACTTATATAAAAATTTGGGCTTGAAGGGGCCTCAGAGAGCACCTCATCTAGTGTTTTGGAAATTTCTGTATGCAGCTACCTGAGTAGCTGATTTAAAATTTAGATTCTTTTGCCTTGCCCCTGGGGATTCTGACCCAGTATATCTGGGGTCAGgtatagaaatttaaattttaaaaagctcctgATGGCTTCTAGTACAGGTGGTCTGAGACTCACACTCTAAGCACCACTGTTTCAGGCCATTACAGATGTAcactacccacccacccacaccatTTATTTATGACACTGAGTCTTGATAAAGGGAAGTCTTTTACTCAAAGGTGCCTAGCACATCTCAACAAGACAAAGACAGAGGAGGGAAGATTCTTTACATCCCCAAAGGAGTACAGGATGTACAACATCTGTATTTAGAACCTTTCAACTTGAGTTAACATGTGGTtgctagaaagttccaaactgaAGAATGCATTGGCCGTGACAATGTCTACTATTTTCAGACAGAGAAATAATCTATTAGGTAGATATTCAGTAGTCTGGCGCTGAAGGCTTAGATGCCATGAcctgctaaaaagaaaaagtatgttaTGTAAGGATTTTATAAATTCACTTTTTCCTATtgcatagaaatgataaattcctAGTGTACCTACATTACGTAATATTAtttgatgattatttttaaaaactgagattcAGTCTCTTCAAATGCATATACCCAGATCCCATCCCTGCACATTCTGACGGGAAGATCTATGGGGTCTGGGgatttgtatttaaaaacatCCCTTTAAGTAATTTGGTTTTATGCCATCAATTTAGAACAATTACAGGGTCTGTTTTCATGGCTGTTCTTTCCCATCTTTTTTAGTTGtctccttttattttgaaattaaaaaccagATGATTCCTCCATATTTATATagaattcataaaaatgaaaacagtaagtAACATGTTACAGGTAAATTTAAGAAAAGCTTGGAATGAACATTTACTGCTACATTTAAGCTTAATAGTAGTCTGTAAAGAGTGTAGTTAGATATTTGTTTCTAATTGCTTTATCAACTTTGGTATTGATCTGAGCCCAGTTTAGTGCTCTGTACATAATAGAAACTCAATATATGTGACTAGATTATCAGACCACTTTCCTCAATAAACACGAAAAAGATGTTAAACATCTGTTTGCTACCCTCTTGCAGTGCCATTCTTTAATTCACAGCCATTTGTGGGTTGGAAGTTCAATGTCTGTGCATTTTATGAGGTAGGTTTATCTCACAAAGTCACACAGGAagtattgttttgattttctatttcaccattaATTGCTTGTTTCTTCTAATTGAAAACCAGGCTGTGTATCTTTAACATTTCCCTGCTGAATACAGTTTATATAACTGAGAACTTGATTTGAATATTAAAGGCATCCTATGCATAGAAGAATCTTCTAGAGAGACCCCAAGCAAGTCTAATTAGACCTCCTTTCCTTAGCATTAGGCCTCCCAATCCCTTGGCTACTCTGAAGTAATAATTCACCAGTGGTAACtgaatatataaatgttaatttgTATTTACCCATTTGATTCACAGGGGAGGTTTAGAGTCCTACAGAATTTTTCATGGCTAACTAGGATAGATAACATGTTATGTGATATCATATTTAACATTTCTCATGCACTCTCTAAAGGCTATTTTGAAGGGATCTGACATCTGCCCTCTGTTACAAGGCTGGCAGAGAAACATTCTCCACATGGCATCCTTTACGTGACCAGTGATTTGATGACACTATCCAACAAAGGTGTTGACCATAACATTATGACACCCAAAAATGTGAAGATAACAGAGCTGTAGTGAATCTGATAAAGGGAAGGAGTTCTGTACTATATTCACATTATTCTTGCATATAAGAAATGACCAAATAATTTGCCCtcctcctgttttttcttttcctgcactgtcttcccttctccttctgtaTCTTTCTTCAAGATTATATTCTCTTCCTTTAGATCTTGTTATAGTAGGATCAGTTCCTAAGTGGATttgagagcagtttctcagcaagaagtcagaaaaaaagaggagCCTTCCTAGCACAGGGTAATCTCATAGTCGTAAGAAGTCAGTTGACAAAAGAAGTCAACCTTTCCCAAATACTCATACTGGCCCTGCTTTCTAGACCCCCGCCAAAAGCTTTCAGCCACAATGGATACCTCAGGAAGATTATCAAACGCCTTATAAATCAGAGTTTTTCTCAGTTAGTAAAGATACAAAAGGACGCAAACATAAAACACTGAAGAATAAATACACGATGCCGGTATTTGGTAAATTTTACCCAAAGTGTAGGTCTTTTCTCATCCAGAAAAGGCTTTTCTTGCTCTTTTGTCAATAACCTTAGACacagaaggcaaagcagaaaCTAGAAATGCTTCTTACACTTATGGGTGATTTTTGGTTTCCCATAATTTTCCTTCAGACAAATGGTGGCCTTTCTCAGAGCCATCCAAAGTGTATAGCTTTTGCCCAGTACACATGTTCAACCCATAGATTTCTGATGGCACATGTGCAAGAAAATCATActtaaaaaccaaccaaccaaccaactcaCTCCTCTTTGTATACATCTTTAGAACAGCATAATTAATTTTGAGCTAAATGCTTGGTAAGCAcgtttttatcttattaatttCTTATGATGCAGACTATCTTCTCAATTTGGTTTATTTGCGATTGTAGGCCATCATTTCGAGTGTAGTCCAGTATAATTTTTCAGTCATTTCAAAGGCAAACATAATTAGGGAAGAGGCAAGAATAACCAATATTATTTCTGGGCCTGCAGTGGGTCATTATTACTGTTTACAACCCCATGAGGTTGGTTTTATTCCAGGttctattatccccattttatactTGAGGAAACTGGATTTCAGAAAGTTCAAATGACGTGTTCATAATCTCAAAGCTAGAATGTGGAAGAGTGGGGTTTCTAATCCGGGTGTGTTGGACGCTGAAGCCTTACCACCTGCTGCTCTGCTAACCAAATCCACTCCAGTGGCATCCTAtagaactaaaaatacacacTCCATAAAGAGACCCTGCTTTGTCTTGTTCATCCCTGTGTTCCCCAAATAAGGCACAACATTGAGCTCATATTATCCCCTCAATAAAATGATCATGAATGAAAAAAGAGGCTGCTATGTTTTTCAAATTAAGATCTCTAATCTTGGCAATGAGATCCACTGAAATCATTTGTTTAAACCATCAACATGGCACTGTTTGGCTGGGATTTTTTGTGGTATCCAAGAGAGAGCCCACGAATGTGTAGACTATGAGTCCAGAAATGACTTCCCAAGATGTCAGGATAGGCTACAGATACCATTAGGTCAGGATCTactgagaggctgaagcagtaacattattcagaaattttattttccccaGCTCTTTTAGTGACAATAATTTAACTGTGTCCCTTAGATTTAGAGATATCAAATAGAGAGTATTTGTAAGcaaatttctttcataaatgtCAAAAATGACTTTATGCCTTGCCTTAGAATGATGGGATGAGTAAGCTCTTCAAAGTTGCACAGCCCAGAGATAGAAAGCCAgtgaagaaagaagtaaaaaagagGCACGCTATAGGGCTCATCCCAGATCTCAGTGCTTCCTCATCAGctgtcaaattttgcttttgtagctTATAAGTACTGTGCCACACTCTCACTGGTCCTAAcatcagaacttaaagtataattcatCTGTGACATTTTATATACAATCAAACGACTCCTATTATTCCTGCCTACTGCATTCACTGAAGCTTTTATAACTACGGCATTTAGCTGCATAGACTTACGTTGACTGTAGGCTTGTCTGCTTTGCCTTTGTTTCTAATTTGAAAGGTTTGTTAAGTCTACAAGCTCTTTAATATCTCTACTTCAAATCCTGGAATAGGGCTTTATGAAGCATGAGGACGTTTAGTAAATTCCTGCAGACCAAAAGCATGGTTTACTATTGCAATTGGCattatttttttgttcttcagACATCTAATAATTGGAGGATTCAACTTGGAGTCTATTTTAACCAAAGACTTTGAAGACACTGCAGTAACTTCTcattacagaggaaaaaaaaaacccacaaagaagaATCCTTCTTCAGCTTTGGCAGTCAATCCAGCTCAAACTTCTTTCAAGAATAATGaggatctctctctttttttttttttcaaggagatCTAGGAAATTAATGAGAATACTAATTCCCTTGatctaaaaaaggaaagaggtacATTTCTTCATCACAGCCTCTGGTGAGGTTATATGAGTCACAAAGGAAAGAAGGATCCTATTATGTGCTGTAATCATTGAGCTTGCTGCCTGATCAAACCTTTATTCCTTGGACTAGGTGATGGAACTTCTTCCTTGAGAACTTCTACCAAAATGGCTGCTTGGAAGTTATGGATATTTCCCGGGCCACAGTGCTGCCTGTGGCGATGGCAGCACCTTCTTACCTGCAGTCCTCTGCCTGTTATAGCTACAGAGGGTACCAGCTACTTGGCTATAAAAGAGACTGGGCAACAGGGGTTTATTAATTAATTTGCTTATCGAATACTTTATCACTTCTggggcattttgttttttttgttttcagtctaATTCTACTCTTCTTTGAGTTGCAAGGTGCTGCTTGAGCAAATCCAGCCTCTGTTTACAGTGGATCAGGTTCACCTCAAGATGTGTTACTTCAGTTTGTGTCTGAACTTTTCCAGGAGTTCCTCATTTAGGCTTGTGATGCTTTTTTGAAATATGAgaatgcttctgtttttttttttaaactttttaaaaaaactttaattcaACATAGGATGCGACATGTGGTTTGAATATGTTTTCCGGTGTAAATACATTTACAGTGGTCATATTTTCGTTTATATTTTACAACACGAATAATACTTTAAATTTAGTAAAATGAAGactgactttaaaatattaccaaaaGATGTTAACCCTGAGTTGTCTGGAAGGAGAAATTGGTGATGTCCAGGtaaatttaatttacatattaGTATCCATAGCCCAATAATAAAATCAAACCAATCTACTTTGGatcttaaataataaatacagaatGACTATATATATTGAACTATAATTGCATATGTGCTTACTTTgaaattcaattaaaaagttaattgaaTATTCACACAAACATATGTGACtatgcacatatatttttatatctcgCTATTCTCTTTAATTTTATCTCATCTCTAGAACCATGTTTTTCAATATGTGGTGCCTGGACCAGCACTGAGATTAGCATTAACCTGGAACATTTTCAGAAAGCAAATTTTCACGCtgccctctttcctcctcccccaTCGAGAGCTGCGAGGTCAGCGATATGTGTTTTATGAAGAACACATAAATCTCCTTCGAGGAGATTCAGTG encodes the following:
- the KRTAP8-1 gene encoding keratin-associated protein 8-1, which produces MHCNNFSEAVFPGCYWGTYGYPLGYSVGCGYGSTYSPVGYGFGYGYNGCGAFGYRRYWPFALY